From Carya illinoinensis cultivar Pawnee chromosome 5, C.illinoinensisPawnee_v1, whole genome shotgun sequence, one genomic window encodes:
- the LOC122311912 gene encoding F-box protein SKIP23, which produces MADWSQLPKELLYLIAQQLHSPFYQSRFRSVCSSWRSSFSPRPRRRLPGRFPFLPNDGIPDSTWGFQLSRRTVFLMGFPNPRSQTPPDSSWLVKVEEVHPDRMRFLNPLSRFQLKPLPKSFPKVMNLSDLKVLELGQEYVLHYMNFRPFGEALGDVGNLYMEKVVFMCSGCEEADEFALLTIHVSGKLAMFKSAHKRWTIIPDMPSPYDDVVLFRGEFYAVDGTGRAVVVGLSLNVGLVAEPVFGGDKKFLVESNGELLLVDMYLSVGDVGFGDGDGDGDEIVEEVYDRYVGERTVRFKVFRLEAEGKKWVEVRSLGDRVLFLGDDCAFSASVSELSGCIKGNCILFTDNFFYMSCEEGGVSGGDVVFKERDIGVFDLDNGCIAPLDYFPEYSKLFWPPPNWATATPVAVQNQLEELAL; this is translated from the coding sequence ATGGCAGACTGGTCTCAGCTACCCAAAGAACTTCTATACCTAATCGCCCAACAACTCCACAGCCCCTTCTACCAAAGCCGTTTCCGATCCGTCTGCTCCTCGTGGCGATCCTCTTTCTCCCCTAGACCTCGCCGCCGCTTGCCTGGTCGTTTCCCTTTCCTACCTAACGATGGAATTCCTGACTCTACCTGGGGTTTCCAGCTTTCCAGGCGCACCGTGTTCCTCATGGGATTCCCTAATCCTCGTTCCCAAACACCCCCCGACTCCTCCTGGCTCGTTAAAGTGGAGGAAGTCCATCCCGATCGAATGCGCTTCCTGAACCCGCTCTCTCGGTTCCAACTCAAGCCCTTACCAAAATCTTTCCCCAAGGTAATGAACCTGTCGGACCTCAAAGTATTGGAATTGGGTCAAGAATACGTTCTCCACTATATGAATTTCCGACCCTTCGGCGAGGCTCTGGGCGATGTGGGAAACTTGTACATGGAAAAAGTAGTTTTCATGTGCTCGGGCTGCGAAGAAGCCGATGAGTTCGCGTTGCTCACGATTCATGTTTCAGGGAAATTGGCTATGTTCAAGTCGGCTCATAAGCGGTGGACTATAATACCCGATATGCCTTCGCCGTACGACGATGTCGTTTTGTTCAGAGGGGAATTTTACGCGGTTGATGGTACGGGGAGGGCCGTAGTTGTTGGTTTGTCGTTGAATGTGGGTTTGGTTGCGGAGCCCGTGTTTGGCGGCGACAAGAAGTTTCTGGTCGAGTCCAATGGTGAGTTGTTGTTGGTCGATATGTATCTGAGTGTGGGGGACGTAGGTTTTGGTGATGGTGATGGTGATGGCGATGAGATTGTTGAAGAGGTTTATGATCGGTATGTGGGGGAGAGGACGGTTCGGTTTAAGGTTTTTAGGTTGGAGGCTGAGGGGAAGAAGTGGGTGGAGGTGAGGAGCTTGGGGGATCGGGTGTTGTTCTTGGGggatgattgtgcattttcggCCTCAGTGTCGGAGTTATCAGGTTGCATTAAAGGGAATTGCATTTTGTTTACGGACAATTTCTTCTACATGAGCTGTGAAGAAGGTGGTGTTAGTGGTGGTGATGTGGTTTTTAAGGAGCGTGATATAGGCGTGTTTGATTTAGATAACGGTTGTATTGCACCTTTAGATTATTTTCCCGAGTATTCGAAGCTGTTCTGGCCGCCTCCAAATTGGGCCACCGCAACACCGGTGGCA